The DNA region TACCCGCGCGAGATGCAGTGGATCAGCGGCGTGGTGCTGCTGCTGCTGGTGCTGGCGATGGCCTTTACCGGCCAGACGCTGCGCTGGGACCAGACCGCTGTCTGGAGCGTGGTGGTGGGCGCGGAGCAGGCGTCACGCGCCCCGATTGTCGGCCCGATCCTGGCCCGCTTCCTGATGGCGGGTGACACGCTGAATGCAGGCACACTGTCGCGGCTGTACGCCTTGCACACCTACTGGTTTCCGGCGCTGCTGTTCGGCCTGATCGGGCTGCACGTGTTTCTGGTGCTGCGAAACGGCATCAGCGAGCCACCCGTACCGGGGCGCAGGGTTGATCCGCGCACCTACAAGCAGGAATATCAGGCCCGCGTCAAAAAGGATGGCGTGCCGTTCTGGCCGGACGCCGCGTGGCGCGACACCGTGTTCGGCAGTGCCCTGATCATTCTGGTGTCGTTCCTGGCCTGGAGGTTCGGCGCACCCGCCCTGACCACGCCGCCAGACCCCAGCATCGTCAACGCCGATCCCAAGCCCGACTGGTACCTGATCTGGTATTTCTCGATCCTGGCACTGTGGCCCTACGGCATCACCAATCTGATGATCATTCTCGCGCCGCTGCTGGCAATTGTCGGGCTGATCGCGCTGCCGCTGGTCAGTAACAAGGGGGAACGCGCGCCCAGCCGCCGCCCCTGGGCCATCGGCATCGTGGTTGTGGCGGTGGGGATGATCTTCAGCCTGACGCTGCTGGGTTACCGCGAGCCGTGGCTGCCACGTTTCGGGACGCCGCCGCTGACCGCGCAGCAGGTGAACAGCACCGATCCCAGTGTGGTGCGAGGCGCGGCACTGTTCCATGACCAGTCGTGCATCCTGTGCCACAAGATCTCCGGGCAGGGCGGGATTCGCGGCCCCAACCTCAGCCAGATCGGGGAGCGGCTGACCAAAGACCAGATCACCTGGCGTATCCAGAACGGCGCGGCCAGCATGCCCTCGTATGCTGGGGTGCTAACCACAGACCAGTTGCGTGATCTGGTGAATTTTCTGGCGTCGCGTCAGTGACTGGACGGCCCTGAGCAGACCTTGCCGACGGCCAGCCCACTGCCGCGTCACTTCACATGGGCGTCATCTGGCGGACGCACCATCGCCCCATGAGTGGCATTTCGGTGACGGGGGTTCCGGCTGAAGTCCAGATGGACGCTGTGACGCTGCAGAGGGTTAAAACAGCCCGCCTGACCGCCCTGGACGCCTGGCGCGGCCTGACCGTGCTGCTGATGCTGCTGGTCAACAACGTCGCGCTGGGTGGGCGCACGCCGTACCAACTGGTCCACGCGCCCTTCGGCGGGCTGACCCTGACCGATCTGGTCTTCCCGTGGTTCCTGCTGTGCGCCGGGGCGGCCTTGCCGTTCTCGCTGTCGGCCATGACCCGCAGTGGCGTCGTCGGCTGGCTGCGGGTGCGCCGCTTGTTGACCCGCGCGGTGCTGCTTTATCTGGCCGGTGCCTTCCTGACCAGCGTGACCATCCGCGCCCCCACGCTGGGGCTGGGCGTGCTGCAACTGATCGCCCTGGCAACGCTGTGCGCGGCGCTGCTGGGCGGTCTGCGCGGATGGTGGCAGGCTGGGATTGCCGCCGCGCTGCTGCTGGGCTACGCCGCCTTTCTGACCCTGACCCCGCACGCGGCGGGCGTGGGTCTCATTTCTGAGACACAGAACCCGGTGCAGACGGTCAACGATGTGGTGCTGACTCCTCTGGGGTTGCGCGGCCTGATCTCGGTGATTCCCACCACGGCGCTGGTGCTGCTGGGCGCGCTGGCGGCCCGGCCCCTGCAACAACGTGACAGCCGCGCGCCGCTCAAGCTGCTGGGGCTGGGGGTGGCCCTCAGCGTCATCGGTTTTGGCTGGGCGGCCAGCGGGCACATCCCTTTCAGCAAGGCACTGTGGACACCGCCGTACATCCTGTATAGCGCGGGGCTGGGCATTCTGGGGATGCTGGCCTTCTGGCTGATCGCCGATTCGGGGCGTGTGCGCTTTGGGCGCAGGCTCCTGGCCCCGCTGACCATTCCGGGGCGCAACGCGCTGGCCGGGTACATGCTGCCCATCCTGATCAAGTTCTGGATCTTGCTGGAGTGGCAGGTGAACTGGACGGGGAAAAGCCAGAGCATCATCGCTTCGCTGCTGGAGCTGAGCCGCACGCATCTGGGCGGGTTTGCGGGCGGGCTGGTCTACACGCTGGGCTATGTGCTGGCCGTGTGGCTGGGGCTGGCCTGGATGGCGCGGCGGGGGCTGATCTGGAAGCTGTGAACGCTGACCCGCCTGATCTTTCTAGCCTGCCCACGCGTCTCCCCACCGCTCAAAGGACCCAATATGATGCGCCAACGACACATGACCCTGCTGCTGTGCAGCCTGCTCGGATCGGCGCTGGCCGCCCCGGAAAACCACACCCCGGCAAACCTGACTTACGGCGGCACAAATTTCAATACCCTGGCCGCCGACTCGTACAAACTCGCGGGCCTCAACGGCAAATTCACCGACTGGCTGGACGAGGCGTACCTGAAAGCGGGCCTGCCGCTGAAGGCTGGAGCGGCAAAAGACCAGACGCTGGGGGCCGCGCTGGACATCCGCAAGGCTGAGCTGAAGGCCGCGAGGGGCGACGCCCGCGACAGACTGGCGCGTGAAACCGCCGTCTGGGCACACGCCTTGATCAAGAAGGTGGTGCCGAGGTTCAGTCTGGAACGCGGCTTCGAGTTTGCCAGCCTCGCTACGAACGGCGAGCGCCAGTGCCTGCTCCAGAGCGTGGTGATTGCCGGACTTCTGGAGCGTGCCGGGCTGGACGCCGGGCTGGTGATGGTCTGGAAGAGTCAGGAGGGCCAGGAGAGCAACCTGGGCCATGTGACCAGCGTGCTGCGGCTGCCGGGCGGCGCGGGAGATCTGGAGGTGGATGCCAGCGAACCCACACCCACCGCACGTCACGGCGGCGTGCTGGCCTGGGCCGCTGGAGACTACCGCTTCCTAAACGCCCGCTTTGGCCCCGGAGACGTGATCACGTCCTCTACCCGTGCGGACGGC from Deinococcus sp. AJ005 includes:
- a CDS encoding heparan-alpha-glucosaminide N-acetyltransferase domain-containing protein gives rise to the protein MSGISVTGVPAEVQMDAVTLQRVKTARLTALDAWRGLTVLLMLLVNNVALGGRTPYQLVHAPFGGLTLTDLVFPWFLLCAGAALPFSLSAMTRSGVVGWLRVRRLLTRAVLLYLAGAFLTSVTIRAPTLGLGVLQLIALATLCAALLGGLRGWWQAGIAAALLLGYAAFLTLTPHAAGVGLISETQNPVQTVNDVVLTPLGLRGLISVIPTTALVLLGALAARPLQQRDSRAPLKLLGLGVALSVIGFGWAASGHIPFSKALWTPPYILYSAGLGILGMLAFWLIADSGRVRFGRRLLAPLTIPGRNALAGYMLPILIKFWILLEWQVNWTGKSQSIIASLLELSRTHLGGFAGGLVYTLGYVLAVWLGLAWMARRGLIWKL
- a CDS encoding cytochrome b N-terminal domain-containing protein translates to MSNPAQSQQKKGDEANDTPPAVTEKKYGLFLGWIEDRTGLISRLNTVAGHRVPKRSKWAFVFGSATLFAFILQVVTGITLAMFFEPSSATAYQSLQRISTPGTAEAMVRGLHYFGASLMVVMMGIHLIRVYLSAAYKYPREMQWISGVVLLLLVLAMAFTGQTLRWDQTAVWSVVVGAEQASRAPIVGPILARFLMAGDTLNAGTLSRLYALHTYWFPALLFGLIGLHVFLVLRNGISEPPVPGRRVDPRTYKQEYQARVKKDGVPFWPDAAWRDTVFGSALIILVSFLAWRFGAPALTTPPDPSIVNADPKPDWYLIWYFSILALWPYGITNLMIILAPLLAIVGLIALPLVSNKGERAPSRRPWAIGIVVVAVGMIFSLTLLGYREPWLPRFGTPPLTAQQVNSTDPSVVRGAALFHDQSCILCHKISGQGGIRGPNLSQIGERLTKDQITWRIQNGAASMPSYAGVLTTDQLRDLVNFLASRQ